CGCGGCGCAGACCTTGTCGACCGCGGCCTTGTCGGCGGCGGACAGTTCCAGGTCGTGGCCGTTGCCGACGTCGCCGATGCCCTCGGCGTAGGGGGTCTCGCCGACGACCACGACACCGACGTCGTAACCGTCCGTGGCGGCCGATGCGTCCTTGGAGTACGTGACCGAGTCGGCGTCCTTCTTCATGGCCGACAGGATCGTGGTGCCCGGGGTGATGTTGCCGGACGAGCCCTGCCAGCTGACGGTCCAGCCGCCGGCCTGGTTGCCGATGTCGTCGGCGTTGGAGCCGGCGACGTACACCTTCTGCGTGGATTTCAGCGGCAGCACGCCGCCGTCGTTCTTCAGCAGCACCTGGGACTCGGCGGCAGCCTCGCGGGCCACGGCGCGGTGCTCGGCCGAGCCGACCTTGTCGAGGTTGGTGGTGTCGGCATACGGCTTCTCGAACAGGCCCAGCTTGAACTTCTGCGTCAGGATGCGGCTCACCGCGTCATCGATCCGGGCCTGCGTGATGCGGCCCGCGGTGACCTCGTCCTGGAGCGTCTTCGTGAAGTCCTTGTACGCCGTCGGCACCATGATCATGTCGAGGCCGGCGTTGACCGAGGTGCGGACGTCGCTCGCGTAGTCGCCTGGGATCTGGTCGATGGCCTGCCAGTCGCTGATGACGAAGCCGTCGAAGCCCATCCGGTCCTTGAGCACGCCGTTGATCATCGCGGCGTTGGCGTGCATCTTCACCGGGCCCTCGTCGTCGCCGAGGATGTCGAGCGAGGAGTACGACGGCATGACCGTGCCGACCCCGCGCTTGACGGCGTCGTCGAACGGGGCGAGGTGGACGGCTTCGAGTTCCTGCCGGGTGACCTTGGTGACGCCCTGGTCGATGGGGTACGAACCGGTGGTGGATGAGCCGTACTCCGTACCGCCGTCGCCGACGTAGTGCTTGGCGGTGGCCAGCACCTTGTCGTTGCGGTCCAGGTCCTTGCCGGAGGCCGCTCCCTGCATGCCCTGGATCACGGTCTCCAGGGACTCGACGAGCGCCGGGTCCTCGCCGTACGCCTCGTAGGCGCGGCCCCAGCGGTCGTCGCGCGAGACGCAGAGGCAGGGGGCGAAGTCCCACGGGATGCCGGTGGCGCGCACCTCGTTCGCGGTGACGGCGCCGGTCTTCTCGACGGTCCTCGGGTCGCGGGTCGCGCCCAGGCCGACGTTGTGCGGCATGATCGTCGAGCCGATCACGTTGTTGTGGCCGTGGACCGCGTCCACGCCGTAGATCAGCGGGATCTGGAAGCGGGTCGCCTGGGCGCGCAGCTGGTAGCCGTCGACCATCTTGGCCCAGGCCGCCGCCGTGTTGGGCGTGGGGACGGAGCCGCCGCCGGAGAGCAGCGAGCCGAGGTCGTACGTGGCGATGTCGCCCTGTGAGGAGAGCGCGTTGCGCTCGGCCTGCGTCATCTGGCCCGCCTTCTCGGCGGGCGACATCCGGGCGAGCAGGTCGGCGACCCGCTGCTTCACCGGCAGTTTCGGGTTCTGGTAGGGCAGCCCGTGGGCGTCGATGACGACCTGCGGGTTCTCCTTCGGCGGCTTGGCGCCGGTGACGGTGAGTTCGAGCGGAACCGTCTTGGCGGAGGCGGCGCCGGTGATCTTCTTCGTGGTGACGGAGACCCGGTGCGTGGTGCCGGAGGCGGTGCCCGCGGGGAAGGTGTACGTGCCGCTGACCGGGGTGTAGTCGGCGCCGGAGGCCGCGGTGCCGCCCTTGGTCTCGTACGCGACGGTCACGGGCTCGTCCAGCGGAAGCGAACCGGTGGTGGCGACGGAGAGGTCGATGCCGGCGGTGGCGCCCTGCTTGACGGGATGCACGGCCGCGTCGGTGACGACGCTCGCCTTCAGGGCGGCGTCCGCCTTGCCGTACAG
This genomic interval from Streptomyces sp. NBC_00464 contains the following:
- a CDS encoding glycoside hydrolase family 3 protein; translation: MPPRTRHRARPATAALAAATVLAGLLAGAVPSAAAPAAADEPAPVAIDRFEGEVPFATQPAEGIFTWGGDADDPPTLALKERADAPEGAKVLEGTYDISGYGGLSHDYAADQPAHDWSAHKGIRFWWYGQNTAPLPPGSGRKISFEIKDGGAHGEASELWTTSFTDDWEGWHQVEIPFADFTYRGDYQPVGGIDQVLGLDEMWGYALTLPPGGPGTFAIDGMELYGKADAALKASVVTDAAVHPVKQGATAGIDLSVATTGSLPLDEPVTVAYETKGGTAASGADYTPVSGTYTFPAGTASGTTHRVSVTTKKITGAASAKTVPLELTVTGAKPPKENPQVVIDAHGLPYQNPKLPVKQRVADLLARMSPAEKAGQMTQAERNALSSQGDIATYDLGSLLSGGGSVPTPNTAAAWAKMVDGYQLRAQATRFQIPLIYGVDAVHGHNNVIGSTIMPHNVGLGATRDPRTVEKTGAVTANEVRATGIPWDFAPCLCVSRDDRWGRAYEAYGEDPALVESLETVIQGMQGAASGKDLDRNDKVLATAKHYVGDGGTEYGSSTTGSYPIDQGVTKVTRQELEAVHLAPFDDAVKRGVGTVMPSYSSLDILGDDEGPVKMHANAAMINGVLKDRMGFDGFVISDWQAIDQIPGDYASDVRTSVNAGLDMIMVPTAYKDFTKTLQDEVTAGRITQARIDDAVSRILTQKFKLGLFEKPYADTTNLDKVGSAEHRAVAREAAAESQVLLKNDGGVLPLKSTQKVYVAGSNADDIGNQAGGWTVSWQGSSGNITPGTTILSAMKKDADSVTYSKDASAATDGYDVGVVVVGETPYAEGIGDVGNGHDLELSAADKAAVDKVCAAMKCAVLIVSGRPQLIGDRLDGIDALVASWLPGTEGDGVADVLYGKRAFTGQLPVTWPKSEAQLPINVGDAAYDPQFPYGWGLSTLKKPPAGGELTLGALAVAAQVAEKTGLGRTDVGRTIVGQARLLVQQKINGKLSEAVSKPFADADHLLLTGDLTGAVAKLRAAYRAA